A part of Brachybacterium faecium DSM 4810 genomic DNA contains:
- a CDS encoding NCAIR mutase-like protein (PFAM: AIR carboxylase), producing the protein MAEPAGGADTGAADGRIEGFLDLDLDRASRRGAPEAVLCDAKSVEQVAAIAAEYARLQADGREDLGPVLFTRADAERAEAILAELPEAHHDPSARLLAWPAAPPEPTGGLVIVACAGTSDLPVAREAELTARHLGRPTRLIADIGIAGLHRLQSRLPELREAACVVVAAGMDGALPTVVAGQISAPVVALPTSLGYGVASGGVTAALTMLSACAPGIGVVNIDNGYGAGHLAAQIARWAPPPER; encoded by the coding sequence ATGGCTGAGCCCGCAGGCGGCGCAGACACCGGCGCGGCCGACGGGCGGATCGAGGGGTTCCTCGACCTCGACCTGGACCGTGCCTCCCGCCGCGGCGCCCCCGAGGCGGTGCTCTGCGACGCCAAGAGCGTCGAGCAGGTCGCGGCGATCGCCGCGGAGTACGCGCGACTGCAGGCCGACGGCCGCGAGGATCTCGGCCCGGTGCTGTTCACCCGCGCCGACGCGGAGCGGGCCGAGGCGATACTCGCCGAGCTGCCGGAGGCGCACCACGACCCCTCGGCCCGACTGCTCGCCTGGCCCGCCGCACCCCCGGAGCCGACGGGGGGCCTCGTGATCGTGGCCTGCGCCGGCACGAGCGATCTGCCCGTGGCGCGCGAGGCCGAGCTCACCGCCCGCCACCTCGGCCGCCCCACCCGGCTCATCGCCGACATCGGCATCGCCGGGCTGCACCGCCTCCAGTCCCGGCTGCCCGAGCTGCGCGAGGCCGCCTGCGTGGTGGTCGCCGCCGGCATGGACGGCGCCCTGCCCACCGTGGTCGCGGGCCAGATCAGCGCTCCCGTGGTGGCCCTGCCCACCTCCTTGGGCTACGGCGTCGCCAGCGGCGGCGTCACCGCGGCGCTCACCATGCTCTCCGCCTGTGCGCCCGGCATCGGCGTGGTGAACATCGACAACGGCTACGGCGCAGGGCATCTCGCCGCTCAGATCGCGCGCTGGGCGCCCCCGCCGGAACGCTGA
- a CDS encoding conserved hypothetical protein TIGR00268 (PFAM: PP-loop family~TIGRFAM: conserved hypothetical protein TIGR00268) — protein sequence MTTSAQTTDRTAERPQPVPLTLGTAPSAPASLFSPGHPGFEVTAMTPEALNGEALALADAVSDELAGVQRLGVAYSGGVDSACLLALAVRALGADSVVALLGVSPSLARRERRLAHQVADVIGARVLEVPTREGENPDYQKNDGTRCFHCKDELFTRIDDDVVGAQQLDAVAYGENADDATRHDRPGAGAATRHQVLRPLSVVGMTKSQVREVARQLSLPVADKPAAPCLASRIPFGQEVTPEKLRQIDDLEDAVYEQGFSDCRVRHHGAVGRIELPTEELPRAMEPEIRTALVAAGKETGFRHVTIDLDGIRSGLFSLQIVGKGGHG from the coding sequence GTGACGACCTCCGCACAGACCACGGACCGCACCGCCGAGCGCCCGCAGCCCGTGCCGCTCACCCTCGGCACCGCCCCGTCGGCCCCCGCCTCGCTGTTCTCGCCCGGTCATCCCGGCTTCGAGGTCACCGCGATGACCCCCGAGGCGCTGAACGGAGAGGCGCTCGCGCTCGCCGACGCCGTCTCCGACGAACTCGCGGGGGTGCAGCGCCTCGGCGTCGCCTATTCCGGCGGTGTCGACTCCGCGTGCCTGCTCGCCCTCGCGGTGCGGGCACTCGGTGCGGACAGCGTCGTCGCCCTGCTCGGCGTCTCCCCGTCCCTCGCCCGGCGCGAACGGCGCCTCGCCCACCAGGTCGCCGACGTGATCGGCGCACGAGTGCTCGAGGTCCCCACCCGGGAGGGCGAGAACCCGGACTACCAGAAGAACGACGGCACCCGCTGCTTCCACTGCAAGGACGAGCTGTTCACCCGCATCGACGACGACGTCGTCGGCGCGCAGCAGCTCGACGCGGTCGCCTACGGCGAGAACGCCGACGACGCCACCCGCCACGACCGCCCCGGCGCCGGCGCCGCCACCCGGCACCAGGTGCTGCGGCCGCTGTCCGTCGTGGGCATGACGAAGTCGCAGGTGCGGGAGGTGGCGCGGCAGCTCTCCCTGCCGGTGGCGGACAAGCCCGCCGCCCCCTGCCTCGCCTCCCGGATCCCCTTCGGCCAGGAAGTCACGCCCGAGAAGCTGCGCCAGATCGACGACCTCGAGGACGCCGTGTACGAGCAGGGCTTCAGCGACTGCCGCGTGCGCCACCACGGCGCCGTGGGCCGCATCGAACTGCCCACCGAGGAGCTGCCGCGCGCCATGGAGCCCGAGATCCGCACCGCACTCGTCGCGGCCGGCAAGGAGACCGGGTTCCGGCACGTCACGATCGACCTCGACGGCATCCGCTCGGGTCTGTTCTCGCTGCAGATCGTGGGCAAGGGCGGGCATGGCTGA
- a CDS encoding uncharacterized conserved protein (PFAM: Uncharacterized conserved protein (DUF2088)) yields MSQTTTQPQSPGPTIDPIPEGLAERASLLGGPEGVLSDEQIRGFVAEQLAAQDLDGKSVCLIIPDGTRSVPLPKVLPAIHDALAGRAASVTVLIALGTHAAMSEAAIDRLLGASEKGAAATYPEWTVLNHAWDDPDQIADLGEIPAAQIAELTGGLLTDIPMRVQINKLVVDSDVNLIVGPVFPHEVVGFSGGNKYFFPGCSVHDVIDISHWVGALITASRIIGTLGITPVRQLIDAASELIDTEKLAFTMDVLSGGEELNAIAFGDPQAAWAAMAKISAQTHITYVDKPYKRIVALVPEMYDDMWTGAKGFYKSEPVCADGGDVIIYAPHITEVAAMHPGLRDIGYHNIEYFTKQWERFKDHPWGELAHSTHVTGLGTYDPATGEEKQRVNRYFATSISPEECAAYNVPYMDPASLDIDALRKDPDTLVIDHAGEVLFRLAAERDGGEEQNR; encoded by the coding sequence ATGAGCCAGACGACGACGCAGCCGCAGAGCCCGGGTCCGACCATCGATCCGATCCCCGAAGGGCTGGCCGAACGGGCTTCCCTGCTCGGAGGTCCCGAGGGTGTGCTCAGCGATGAGCAGATCCGCGGCTTCGTCGCCGAGCAGCTCGCGGCCCAGGATCTCGACGGCAAGAGCGTCTGCCTGATCATCCCCGACGGCACCCGTTCCGTCCCGCTGCCCAAGGTGCTGCCCGCGATCCACGACGCGCTCGCCGGCCGCGCCGCCTCCGTCACCGTGCTCATCGCGCTCGGCACCCACGCCGCGATGAGCGAGGCCGCGATCGACCGGCTCCTCGGCGCGAGCGAGAAGGGCGCCGCCGCGACCTACCCCGAATGGACGGTCCTCAACCACGCCTGGGACGACCCGGACCAGATCGCCGACCTCGGCGAGATCCCCGCCGCCCAGATCGCCGAGCTCACCGGCGGGCTGCTCACCGACATCCCGATGCGGGTGCAGATCAACAAGCTCGTCGTCGACAGCGACGTCAACCTCATCGTCGGCCCCGTCTTCCCGCACGAGGTGGTCGGCTTCTCCGGCGGCAACAAGTACTTCTTCCCCGGGTGCTCGGTGCACGACGTCATCGACATCTCCCACTGGGTGGGCGCGCTCATCACCGCCAGCCGCATCATCGGCACGCTCGGCATCACCCCGGTGCGCCAGCTCATCGACGCCGCGAGCGAGCTCATCGACACCGAGAAGCTCGCCTTCACCATGGACGTCCTCTCCGGCGGCGAGGAGCTCAACGCCATCGCCTTCGGCGACCCGCAGGCCGCCTGGGCCGCGATGGCGAAGATCTCCGCACAGACCCACATCACCTACGTCGACAAGCCGTACAAACGCATCGTCGCCCTGGTGCCGGAGATGTACGACGACATGTGGACCGGGGCGAAGGGCTTCTACAAGTCCGAGCCCGTCTGCGCCGACGGCGGTGACGTGATCATCTACGCCCCGCACATCACCGAGGTCGCCGCGATGCACCCCGGACTGCGCGACATCGGCTACCACAACATCGAGTACTTCACGAAGCAGTGGGAGCGGTTCAAGGACCACCCCTGGGGCGAGCTCGCCCATTCCACGCATGTGACGGGCCTGGGCACCTACGACCCCGCCACCGGGGAGGAGAAGCAGCGCGTGAACCGCTACTTCGCCACCTCGATCTCCCCCGAAGAGTGCGCGGCGTACAACGTGCCCTACATGGACCCGGCCTCCCTGGACATCGACGCGCTGCGCAAGGACCCCGACACCCTCGTCATCGATCACGCCGGCGAGGTGCTGTTCCGCCTCGCCGCGGAGCGCGACGGGGGAGAGGAGCAGAACAGGTGA
- a CDS encoding methyltransferase family protein (PFAM: Methyltransferase domain), which translates to MRPLARRAAELAADRSRADAPATAVELGCGIGIEARFLAASGFTVHTVDEDASIEQAMATLSTQLPIHHTRADLAQLPELPRTDLLLSCATLPFVPEPAFGALWARIREALRPRGILAVDLFGERDDWAGTDGTYLRRADVEALLDGLEILELTEEERDGRSFSGPKHWHTFRVIARAR; encoded by the coding sequence GTGCGGCCCCTCGCCCGCCGCGCCGCGGAGCTGGCCGCAGACCGCTCGCGGGCCGACGCGCCGGCGACCGCGGTGGAGCTCGGATGCGGCATCGGCATCGAGGCGCGCTTCCTGGCCGCCAGCGGCTTCACCGTGCACACCGTGGACGAGGACGCCAGCATCGAGCAAGCCATGGCGACGCTCTCCACGCAGCTGCCGATCCATCACACCAGAGCCGACCTCGCCCAGCTGCCCGAGCTGCCGCGCACGGATCTCCTCCTGTCCTGCGCCACGCTGCCGTTCGTCCCCGAGCCCGCCTTCGGTGCTCTCTGGGCGAGGATCCGTGAAGCTCTCCGGCCCCGCGGGATCCTCGCCGTCGACCTCTTCGGAGAGCGTGACGACTGGGCGGGCACCGACGGCACCTACCTGCGCCGCGCCGACGTGGAGGCGCTCCTCGACGGGCTCGAGATCCTCGAGCTCACCGAGGAGGAGCGCGACGGCCGCTCCTTCAGCGGCCCCAAGCACTGGCACACCTTCCGCGTGATCGCCCGCGCGCGCTGA
- a CDS encoding predicted flavoprotein involved in K+ transport (PFAM: FAD dependent oxidoreductase): MLTTATSSHPVVIIGAGPIGLAAAAQLSERGLSFVVLEAGSTAAAAISDWGHTRLFSPWQYNLDAAAQRLLEASGWIAPESDALPTGHELREQYLEPLAQLPQLAESIRYNARVTAVSRAGMDKTRTARREETPFLVRIETADGHNEDVLASAVIDASGTWSAPNPLGQAGLLAPGELQALTAGHITPPLPDVQGRDRDRFTGRRVMVTGAGHSAANTLLDLAELDAATTIIWAVRTAELTRVYGGGDQDELAARGALGSRLRRLVDSGRIEVLTSFTITRFDVGDALTVRALTPDGERAVDVDVLIPATGFRPDLAMLSELRHSLDPAVEAPARLGPLIDPEFHSCGSVEPHGERVLAHPEANFYIVGMKSYGRAPTFLMATGYEQVRSIAAALAGDHEAAEAVHLDLPETGVCTTDLLGSCDALAPAAESCCSDPELIELSAGR; encoded by the coding sequence GTGCTCACCACCGCAACGAGCTCGCATCCCGTGGTCATCATCGGTGCCGGCCCCATCGGCTTGGCCGCAGCCGCCCAACTCTCCGAACGTGGCCTGTCTTTCGTCGTCCTCGAGGCCGGGTCCACGGCAGCAGCGGCGATCTCCGACTGGGGCCACACCCGGCTGTTCTCCCCGTGGCAGTACAACCTCGACGCCGCCGCACAGCGTCTCCTCGAGGCCAGCGGCTGGATCGCCCCCGAGAGCGACGCTCTGCCGACCGGTCACGAACTGCGCGAGCAGTACCTCGAACCTCTCGCGCAGCTGCCTCAGCTCGCCGAGTCGATCCGCTATAACGCGCGTGTCACCGCCGTCTCCCGCGCCGGCATGGATAAAACCCGCACTGCACGTCGCGAGGAGACGCCCTTCCTCGTCCGGATCGAGACCGCTGACGGGCACAACGAAGACGTCCTCGCGTCCGCCGTCATCGATGCGTCCGGCACCTGGTCCGCGCCCAACCCTTTGGGCCAGGCGGGGCTCCTCGCTCCTGGTGAGCTGCAGGCCCTCACAGCAGGGCACATCACACCGCCGCTACCCGATGTGCAGGGCCGTGATCGCGACCGCTTCACCGGCAGGCGCGTCATGGTGACGGGTGCCGGACACTCGGCCGCCAACACCCTGCTGGACCTCGCAGAACTGGACGCTGCCACCACGATCATCTGGGCCGTCCGCACCGCGGAACTCACTCGCGTCTACGGGGGCGGTGACCAGGACGAGCTCGCAGCGCGGGGAGCGCTCGGCTCCCGACTGCGCCGGCTGGTCGATTCCGGACGCATCGAGGTCCTCACCTCCTTCACCATCACCCGCTTCGACGTCGGCGACGCGTTGACGGTCCGCGCCCTCACCCCGGACGGTGAGCGAGCCGTGGACGTGGATGTGCTGATCCCCGCAACCGGGTTCCGACCCGATCTCGCCATGCTCTCCGAGCTCCGTCATAGCCTGGATCCGGCTGTCGAAGCGCCCGCACGGCTGGGGCCGCTGATCGATCCTGAGTTCCACTCGTGCGGATCTGTCGAGCCCCACGGGGAGCGAGTCCTCGCCCACCCGGAGGCGAACTTCTACATCGTGGGCATGAAGAGCTATGGCCGCGCCCCCACCTTCCTCATGGCCACCGGCTACGAACAGGTCCGTTCCATCGCGGCAGCGCTCGCCGGCGACCACGAGGCAGCTGAGGCGGTCCACCTCGATCTGCCGGAGACCGGCGTCTGCACCACAGACCTCCTTGGCAGCTGCGACGCCCTCGCGCCTGCTGCGGAGAGCTGCTGCAGCGACCCGGAGCTGATCGAGCTGTCGGCCGGTCGGTAG
- a CDS encoding protein-tyrosine-phosphatase (PFAM: Low molecular weight phosphotyrosine protein phosphatase): MTQQKSDPMVSTDRPAVLFVCVKNGGKSQMAAALMRHHAGDAVEVHSAGTRPGAALNAQSAEAIAEVGADMSSAVPQQVTPDLLRSVDQVIVIGGEAVIEPVDGMTAPVTTWHTDEPSQRGIEGMERMRLVRDDIDAHVRALLTDLTQTSN; the protein is encoded by the coding sequence ATGACCCAGCAGAAGAGCGACCCCATGGTGAGCACCGATCGACCAGCAGTCCTGTTCGTGTGCGTGAAGAACGGCGGCAAGTCCCAGATGGCGGCCGCCCTCATGCGCCATCACGCCGGAGACGCCGTCGAGGTCCACTCCGCCGGCACCCGGCCCGGCGCTGCCCTCAACGCTCAATCGGCCGAGGCGATCGCCGAGGTCGGTGCGGACATGTCCTCCGCTGTTCCGCAGCAGGTCACCCCGGACCTGCTGCGCAGCGTCGATCAGGTGATCGTCATCGGTGGCGAAGCCGTCATCGAGCCGGTCGACGGGATGACCGCTCCGGTGACCACCTGGCACACCGATGAACCCTCCCAACGCGGCATCGAAGGGATGGAGCGCATGCGCCTGGTCCGCGACGACATCGACGCCCACGTCCGCGCGCTCCTGACCGACCTCACCCAGACCTCGAACTGA
- a CDS encoding arsenical-resistance protein (PFAM: Sodium Bile acid symporter family~TIGRFAM: arsenical-resistance protein) — protein MSTTTKDVDQPRVMEEMSFLDRWLPVWILAAMAAGLLLGRFIPGLNTALEAVKIGSVSLPIAIGLLVMMYPVLAKVRYDETRRIGADRRLMVSSLVLNWLIGPALMFALAWIFLADLPEYRTGLIIVGLARCIAMVLIWNDLACGDREAAAVLVAINSVFQVLAFGALGWFYLQALPSWLGLPTTSAEFSIGAIVLSVLIFLGIPLIAGFLTRVLGERAKGRAWYEERFLPKIGPWALYGLLFTIVLLFALQGDAILSAPGDVARIAVPLLIYFVGMFLGAFLLGRAIGLNYAKSTTVAFTASGNNFELAIAVAIGTFGVTSGQALAGVVGPLIEVPVLVALVYVAIAMGRRLFPGDTTVPTR, from the coding sequence ATGAGCACGACCACCAAGGACGTGGACCAGCCGCGCGTGATGGAGGAGATGTCCTTCCTCGACCGCTGGCTCCCGGTATGGATCCTGGCCGCGATGGCTGCGGGGCTTCTGCTGGGGCGGTTCATCCCCGGCCTGAACACGGCGCTGGAGGCGGTGAAGATCGGTTCCGTCTCCCTGCCCATCGCGATCGGGCTGCTGGTGATGATGTACCCGGTCCTTGCGAAGGTCCGCTATGACGAGACACGCAGGATCGGTGCGGATCGACGGCTCATGGTCTCCTCGCTGGTGCTGAACTGGTTGATCGGCCCGGCCCTGATGTTCGCGCTCGCGTGGATCTTCCTGGCCGACCTGCCGGAGTACCGGACGGGACTGATCATCGTCGGGCTCGCGCGCTGCATCGCGATGGTGCTCATCTGGAACGACCTCGCCTGCGGTGACCGCGAAGCAGCCGCCGTGCTGGTGGCGATCAACTCGGTCTTCCAGGTCCTCGCCTTCGGTGCGCTGGGCTGGTTCTACCTCCAGGCGCTGCCGTCGTGGCTGGGCCTGCCCACCACCTCTGCCGAGTTCTCGATCGGCGCCATCGTCCTCAGTGTGCTGATCTTCCTCGGCATCCCGCTGATCGCCGGGTTCCTCACCCGTGTCCTCGGGGAGCGGGCGAAGGGCAGGGCCTGGTACGAGGAGCGGTTCCTCCCGAAGATCGGACCCTGGGCGCTGTACGGGCTGCTGTTCACGATCGTGCTGCTGTTCGCCCTCCAGGGCGACGCGATCCTCTCCGCCCCAGGGGACGTGGCCCGCATCGCCGTGCCGCTGCTGATCTACTTCGTGGGCATGTTCCTCGGCGCGTTCCTGCTCGGACGCGCGATCGGACTGAACTACGCGAAGTCCACGACGGTGGCCTTCACCGCCTCGGGCAACAACTTCGAGCTCGCCATCGCGGTCGCCATCGGGACCTTCGGCGTCACCTCCGGTCAGGCTCTCGCCGGCGTCGTCGGCCCGCTGATCGAGGTCCCCGTCCTCGTCGCCCTCGTCTACGTCGCCATCGCAATGGGGCGTCGTCTGTTCCCCGGCGACACCACCGTCCCCACCCGATGA